Proteins from a genomic interval of Vibrio casei:
- the fliD gene encoding flagellar filament capping protein FliD, with protein sequence MNIDAAAMASQLATYDVQPFENSYGTKIKTANSQISAYDKIKASLDSLDKKIYEFTKRGGDTIGKSSAETTTDEFFDLTVSGNVTNLNLDLFVEQTASSHQLIMDTTAEKVTDTFATNGTFSIDVNGTNVDLDLSLADTDGTGDVSLVEFTQYFNKEMGDQVTSSIVRTDGELKVMFSAVETGTDHTFNIAASADTGLASQALSATENPIKVAKDAIVWLGEQGTGAKLTSQSNKFENIVDGVTVNLKKPQAVDDSSVGVSIAPDEDATLKALNEFVTSYNEVLSLISDYTAIGSADEGRGVLASDSSIKGLSSELKNIIRSEHGGVRLYELGISLDRSGELKVDATDFKENIKNVDIDEVFKGDDGLFSKLEDSLDKYTDFSTGIIKRKKEDLNDNVQEYNDQLARLDDRYNSLYDRYLAQFTQLNSLQSSMDSVLNLFI encoded by the coding sequence ATGAACATAGATGCAGCGGCTATGGCTTCCCAATTGGCTACTTATGATGTGCAACCATTTGAAAACTCTTATGGCACCAAAATTAAAACCGCCAATAGCCAGATTTCGGCTTATGACAAAATTAAAGCGTCTTTGGATTCGTTAGATAAAAAAATTTATGAATTTACCAAACGTGGTGGTGACACCATTGGTAAAAGTTCGGCAGAAACGACAACGGATGAATTTTTTGATCTAACGGTTTCAGGTAACGTTACCAACCTAAATTTGGATTTATTTGTTGAGCAAACCGCGTCATCTCATCAATTGATCATGGATACAACCGCAGAGAAGGTAACCGATACTTTTGCCACTAACGGCACTTTTTCGATTGATGTGAATGGGACGAACGTTGATCTTGATTTATCGTTGGCCGATACCGACGGTACCGGTGATGTGTCTTTGGTGGAATTTACTCAATATTTCAATAAAGAGATGGGCGATCAGGTGACATCCTCGATAGTTCGTACTGATGGTGAATTAAAAGTGATGTTTTCGGCTGTGGAAACTGGCACTGATCATACCTTTAATATTGCGGCGAGTGCGGATACTGGCCTTGCGAGCCAAGCGTTAAGTGCCACCGAGAACCCAATTAAAGTGGCGAAAGATGCCATTGTTTGGCTAGGTGAACAAGGTACCGGCGCTAAGCTGACTAGCCAATCCAATAAATTCGAAAATATAGTCGATGGCGTCACGGTTAACTTGAAAAAGCCACAAGCTGTAGATGATAGCAGTGTGGGAGTTTCTATTGCCCCAGATGAAGATGCAACGCTTAAAGCACTTAATGAATTTGTGACCAGTTATAACGAAGTATTGTCGTTAATCTCAGATTACACCGCCATTGGTAGCGCAGATGAAGGGCGTGGTGTTCTAGCCAGTGATAGCAGCATTAAAGGACTAAGCAGTGAGCTTAAAAATATTATTCGAAGTGAACATGGTGGGGTTCGATTGTATGAATTGGGGATCTCATTGGATCGAAGCGGAGAATTAAAAGTTGATGCTACCGATTTTAAAGAAAACATTAAGAATGTTGATATTGATGAGGTGTTTAAAGGTGATGATGGGTTGTTTTCTAAATTAGAAGATAGCTTGGATAAATACACCGATTTCTCAACTGGCATCATCAAGCGTAAGAAAGAGGATTTAAACGATAACGTTCAAGAATATAACGATCAGCTGGCTCGTTTAGATGATCGTTATAACTCACTTTATGATCGTTATTTAGCACAATTTACTCAATTGAATTCATTGCAGTCGAGCATGGACTCAGTATTAAACCTATTTATTTAG
- a CDS encoding flagellar export chaperone FliS — translation MLLGRNAKSAYANTQINANAAVSNSFELNAMLHKRLDTELDVLAHAIETKDFEKKAKAAQKIIDILITLDASLDLELKEPLIENIHQLYEHSISSVFSASKDMDLERLAGVKKVLTDLKEGWEGLLEQVR, via the coding sequence ATGTTACTTGGACGAAATGCGAAAAGCGCTTATGCCAACACTCAAATCAATGCTAACGCGGCGGTCTCTAATAGTTTCGAGTTGAATGCCATGCTGCATAAGCGATTAGATACGGAACTTGATGTCCTTGCTCATGCGATTGAAACCAAAGACTTTGAAAAGAAAGCTAAAGCCGCTCAAAAAATCATCGATATTCTGATTACCTTAGATGCATCGCTTGATCTGGAATTAAAAGAGCCTTTAATCGAGAACATTCATCAGTTGTACGAACACTCTATTTCAAGTGTTTTTTCGGCGTCAAAAGATATGGATCTTGAAAGGCTGGCCGGTGTTAAAAAGGTGCTGACGGATCTGAAAGAAGGCTGGGAAGGTTTATTAGAGCAAGTTAGGTGA
- a CDS encoding OmpA family protein: MQSEHAIIVKKVKRKNKGNKKGGAWEVAMADLMISMMCFFLVMWILQVINTEDKEKFINFMKDGNLELVEHGNGLGNSISPIHLPQVATSHSEDYKEFVMEDSSVIEGEFNTQQELTALANFIDSQLDNLDPNDSISLEVTPQGLKLVISDSNKGSMFDRGGSRITPYYQDLLIHLAPLIYSIKNSMVITGHTDSVKFVGRKQSNWDLSSQRANVARNTLVESGFPISHIFQVTGMADTAPLNPDDTRSSVNRRVELFILTRSAKEIMSTIYKNNRLDQRGDYVKNFNESKKKAANEAENNQWQSSFEAVN, encoded by the coding sequence ATGCAAAGTGAACATGCCATCATCGTCAAAAAGGTAAAACGTAAGAATAAAGGCAATAAAAAAGGTGGGGCATGGGAAGTGGCCATGGCTGACTTGATGATCTCCATGATGTGTTTCTTTTTGGTCATGTGGATACTTCAAGTGATTAACACAGAAGATAAAGAAAAGTTCATCAATTTTATGAAAGATGGCAATTTAGAGCTGGTAGAGCATGGTAATGGGCTGGGTAATTCCATTAGCCCAATACATTTGCCACAGGTCGCAACTAGCCACAGCGAAGATTACAAAGAGTTTGTAATGGAAGACAGTTCGGTCATTGAGGGGGAATTTAATACTCAACAAGAATTAACGGCTTTGGCGAACTTTATCGACTCTCAGTTGGATAATCTTGATCCTAACGACAGCATTAGCCTAGAAGTTACACCGCAAGGTTTAAAGTTAGTCATTTCGGATTCGAATAAAGGCAGCATGTTTGACCGAGGGGGAAGCCGAATTACGCCTTATTACCAAGACCTACTTATTCATTTGGCACCTCTTATTTATTCGATAAAAAACTCTATGGTCATCACTGGGCATACCGATTCCGTTAAATTTGTGGGGAGGAAGCAGTCTAATTGGGATCTTTCTTCTCAACGTGCAAATGTGGCGCGAAACACGCTGGTTGAGAGTGGTTTTCCTATCTCTCATATATTCCAAGTCACAGGAATGGCAGATACCGCCCCATTAAATCCAGATGATACTCGCAGCAGCGTAAATAGGCGTGTCGAACTTTTTATATTGACTCGAAGCGCCAAAGAAATCATGTCAACAATTTATAAAAATAATCGGCTTGATCAACGTGGTGATTATGTTAAAAATTTTAATGAGTCAAAGAAAAAAGCCGCCAATGAAGCAGAGAATAATCAATGGCAATCCTCATTTGAAGCTGTTAATTAA
- a CDS encoding sigma-70 family RNA polymerase sigma factor — MLSKKTYQKTDLKSDKEKQLIEAKAVNESLSMINGHLRFYGNLFNESVLDELRQCALLAVLLEIRKFDHVLGQEFKNASAVRVRGAIIDEIRGRDFLKRNDRKMLSTLKKAEKYLNSQLLRTPTDIELSEYMDITLEQLRAYQMIDVTFEDVGMYESILALDGGDEQVEKAYLISRVKESLESLPDNIKKVMYLMFVVGLSVPEISATLSTTDTIVKRIKRQGIQMLKNNLKVD; from the coding sequence ATGTTGAGTAAAAAAACCTATCAAAAGACAGATCTTAAAAGCGATAAAGAGAAGCAGTTAATCGAAGCCAAAGCAGTGAATGAGTCACTGAGTATGATCAATGGGCACTTACGTTTTTATGGGAACCTGTTTAATGAATCGGTTCTTGATGAGCTAAGGCAATGTGCCCTTTTAGCGGTGTTACTTGAGATCCGTAAATTTGATCATGTATTAGGACAAGAATTTAAAAATGCGAGTGCAGTTCGAGTGCGTGGTGCGATCATTGATGAGATCCGAGGCCGAGATTTTTTAAAGCGTAATGACCGTAAGATGTTGTCCACTTTGAAAAAAGCAGAGAAATATTTGAATAGCCAATTATTACGCACGCCAACGGATATTGAATTATCGGAGTATATGGATATTACGTTAGAGCAGCTTCGTGCGTACCAAATGATCGATGTGACATTTGAAGATGTTGGCATGTACGAAAGTATTTTGGCGCTTGATGGCGGGGATGAGCAAGTTGAAAAAGCGTATTTAATCAGTCGAGTGAAGGAATCGTTAGAAAGCTTACCAGACAATATTAAGAAAGTGATGTATCTGATGTTTGTTGTGGGGCTGAGCGTACCTGAAATTTCTGCAACATTATCAACGACCGATACCATTGTAAAAAGAATAAAAAGGCAGGGTATTCAAATGTTGAAAAATAACTTAAAGGTAGATTGA
- a CDS encoding transglycosylase SLT domain-containing protein, producing the protein MRNKVTFILMFLFILNLSGIGKTYATENKVSIPPFFVNMASLYNIPVDVLYALAIMESNTKLQNGEYAPWPYTMNVNYKGMRFASYEDLVYQSRLLIKQGKTSFDVGFFQVNWKWNGHRSESIEALANPYENARVAAEIMLEEYAKVGSWAKAAGRYHNPANRNGHADRYASDYAKILNVIRKNMRY; encoded by the coding sequence ATGCGAAATAAAGTCACGTTTATATTGATGTTTCTTTTCATTCTTAATCTTTCTGGGATTGGGAAAACATACGCCACAGAAAATAAAGTTTCTATCCCTCCTTTTTTTGTCAATATGGCATCGTTATATAATATTCCTGTCGATGTGTTATATGCTTTAGCCATCATGGAAAGTAATACAAAATTGCAGAATGGAGAGTATGCACCTTGGCCCTATACCATGAATGTTAACTATAAAGGGATGCGCTTTGCCAGCTATGAAGATTTAGTTTATCAATCTCGTTTGCTTATTAAACAAGGTAAAACAAGTTTTGATGTTGGCTTTTTCCAAGTCAATTGGAAATGGAATGGCCATCGAAGTGAATCAATTGAAGCATTGGCTAACCCTTATGAAAATGCAAGAGTTGCTGCGGAAATTATGCTTGAAGAGTATGCAAAGGTTGGGAGCTGGGCTAAAGCTGCTGGGCGTTACCATAATCCGGCGAATAGAAATGGGCATGCGGATCGTTATGCGAGTGATTATGCAAAAATATTGAATGTGATTCGTAAAAACATGCGCTATTAA
- a CDS encoding flagellar hook-length control protein FliK translates to MNLTSSHSSRTVTLSSLNKGDSDIQPNRVNDSGVSSSDSTTNAKKAFSHEMVRVEQSSKSDSFSSSKKFSNNELANDAFVNGEPLDAAKKSESSDSGLEKTNKDDGSVDSLLTDVETTPQEAVMLDLNSLEATTLEATTLEAMPVGGTPNQAGGLNADVIGQSDASQAGSPSVLPLDGKSSQALTQNQTPSPVRDTWMLKQQEGQKPELNALGGKVSLAGMESSSNQLSQSISSMNTAHSHNVVMANHLTPASQSMFFNANVYANPMLAKKDFQQQITSLVSDKLELQINSKSPSATIRLDPPELGKIELKVKLDGDKVSVHLTANNPHTRDAIQATVDRLRADLALDMNAQVTVSFSQSGQQRNDNDSMNQGEEQRGSVLANSVDETSSLTSSDHESTNNRVLARI, encoded by the coding sequence ATGAACTTGACCTCTTCCCATTCATCTCGAACAGTCACCTTATCTTCTTTAAATAAGGGAGATAGCGACATTCAACCCAACCGGGTCAACGATTCTGGTGTGTCATCTTCAGATTCAACAACCAATGCAAAAAAAGCTTTTTCTCACGAAATGGTGCGAGTAGAGCAATCCTCGAAATCCGATTCATTCTCTTCTAGTAAGAAGTTTTCTAATAATGAGCTCGCTAATGATGCGTTTGTGAATGGTGAGCCGCTTGATGCTGCGAAAAAAAGTGAATCATCAGACTCAGGACTTGAGAAGACAAACAAAGATGATGGTTCTGTGGATAGCTTATTAACCGACGTCGAGACCACACCTCAAGAAGCGGTGATGCTAGATTTGAATAGCTTAGAAGCTACTACGTTAGAAGCCACTACGTTAGAAGCGATGCCGGTAGGGGGAACACCGAATCAAGCTGGTGGGTTGAATGCCGATGTAATAGGCCAATCGGATGCTTCTCAAGCTGGCAGCCCATCGGTTCTGCCCTTAGACGGTAAGTCTTCTCAGGCGTTAACTCAGAATCAGACACCTTCACCGGTACGTGATACTTGGATGTTGAAGCAACAAGAAGGGCAAAAGCCTGAATTGAATGCGTTAGGAGGGAAGGTATCGCTTGCAGGAATGGAATCATCTTCTAATCAGCTGTCTCAATCGATATCGAGTATGAATACCGCTCACTCTCATAACGTGGTGATGGCGAACCACCTGACACCCGCTTCTCAATCTATGTTTTTCAATGCCAATGTTTATGCCAACCCTATGCTGGCGAAGAAAGATTTTCAGCAGCAAATTACCTCTTTGGTTTCCGATAAGCTTGAGCTACAAATCAATTCAAAATCTCCCAGTGCCACGATCCGTTTGGATCCACCGGAATTGGGTAAAATTGAACTCAAAGTAAAACTGGATGGCGATAAAGTCTCGGTGCATTTAACGGCCAATAACCCTCATACACGAGATGCGATTCAAGCCACCGTTGATCGGTTGCGAGCTGACTTAGCATTAGATATGAATGCCCAAGTGACGGTTTCTTTTTCTCAATCTGGACAACAACGAAACGATAATGACTCGATGAATCAAGGAGAAGAACAACGAGGTTCAGTTTTAGCTAATAGTGTAGATGAAACATCAAGCTTAACGTCGAGCGATCATGAGTCAACCAATAATAGGGTTTTAGCTAGGATTTAG
- the motA gene encoding flagellar motor stator protein MotA — translation MKQLIGFTLIVVVVFGGFVLHGGRFTALFKISEIAIIFGAAFGGMIIATKKSTLKLMLQQVKMCFKKSIYNKDYYNQLLSLNFELLKEHQAKGDKALDKHIEQAEESEVFQKYPLIMGDKFTMTFIVDSYRVFILSKGKLSSHDIESVLEEEIAFLEEELEKPSERMHATAESAPGLGILAAVMGIILTMQGLDNGVAEIGRNIASALVGTFTGVFGCYCLLGPLSGAMSNIAKDQTIPLQCVKSIITAYYQKNSPHFCVNAARKNIEIEEKPTFVELENSIKELHSSKA, via the coding sequence ATGAAACAGCTCATTGGCTTTACGTTAATTGTGGTGGTCGTTTTTGGTGGATTTGTTCTTCATGGTGGACGTTTTACTGCCTTATTTAAAATTTCAGAAATTGCTATTATTTTTGGTGCCGCGTTTGGCGGCATGATCATTGCCACCAAAAAAAGCACACTGAAATTGATGCTTCAACAAGTGAAAATGTGCTTCAAGAAATCGATTTATAATAAGGATTACTACAATCAGCTTTTAAGTCTCAATTTTGAATTATTAAAAGAACATCAAGCCAAAGGCGATAAAGCGTTAGATAAGCACATTGAACAAGCTGAAGAGAGCGAGGTATTCCAAAAATATCCTTTGATAATGGGGGATAAATTTACCATGACATTTATTGTCGATTCTTATCGAGTTTTCATTTTATCGAAAGGGAAATTATCGTCTCATGATATTGAATCTGTCTTGGAAGAAGAGATTGCCTTTTTAGAAGAAGAGTTAGAAAAACCATCTGAACGTATGCATGCAACGGCAGAGTCGGCTCCTGGATTGGGTATTTTAGCCGCGGTAATGGGGATTATTCTTACCATGCAAGGCCTTGATAATGGCGTGGCTGAAATCGGACGTAACATTGCCAGCGCACTAGTCGGAACCTTTACCGGTGTGTTTGGATGCTATTGCTTACTGGGGCCATTATCCGGCGCGATGTCAAATATTGCAAAAGACCAAACCATTCCTCTTCAATGTGTGAAATCGATCATCACGGCCTACTACCAAAAAAATAGCCCACACTTTTGTGTGAATGCCGCGAGAAAGAATATTGAGATTGAAGAAAAACCTACTTTTGTCGAATTAGAAAATTCAATCAAAGAATTACACTCTAGTAAGGCTTAG